One Panthera leo isolate Ple1 chromosome B1, P.leo_Ple1_pat1.1, whole genome shotgun sequence DNA window includes the following coding sequences:
- the LOC122217077 gene encoding dentin sialophosphoprotein: MKIIIYFCIWSAAWAIPVPQIKPLERHAVDKSVNVKLLEKAKVPIQDELNVNDTNKEGSVPHENERGRQQYAEDGYKGEKNGSEWAEVGGKSSSTHSMLVNEEGNIEDQNGVTGKPETYGYDGIHGKEGSTTANGIGGQVSILDNAGIVNGTNVNRKTDKNSNNGDVGDASQSEDATVVQEDGHQIDGSNNSTAHEDEINRNSCGNEGNTSEITPQREGERNGNQEGVTPGGSGAGNGEDAGLDNSEGSPSGNGAEEDEDKGSGDDEGEETGNGKEDTGNSKGQEGQPHGKEDNDNSLGQNSISSEDDDPEDKEDPHGIDGDNTSKSEEDSDGIPKNKDSQIIEDMQIPNHRENKAVEKKITDESEPSAIGKSQDKGIEIEGPNSGNRNNITKEAGKVSEAKEGKRQHVMVMGKGNVKTPGEIDNIQGPGQKSEPGNKVAHSKTGSESTSDGYDSYEFDDESMQGDDPNSSDESNDNDDVNSEGDNNSDSRGDPGYDSDESKDNGNDSDSNGGDDDDSDSTSDANDSDSNGNGNNGSNDNGKPDSSKDKSDSSDSSDSSDSSDSSDSSDSSDSSDSSDSSDSNSSDSSDSSDSDSSDSSDSSDSSDSSDSKSDSSDSSDSSDSSDSSDSSDSSDSSDSKSGSSDSSDSSDSKSGSSDSSDSSDSKSDSSDSSDSSDSSDSSDSKSDSSDSSDSSDSSDSKSDSSDSSDSSNSSDSSDSSDSSDSKSDSSDSSDSSDSSDSSDSKSDSSDSSDSSDSSDSSDSKSDSSDSSDSSDSKSDSSDSSDSSDSSDSKSDSSDSSDSSDSSDSKSDSSDSSDSSDSSDSKSDSSDSSDSSDSKSDGSDSSDSDSSDSKSDSSDSSDSSDSSDSSDSSDSSDSKSDSSDSSDSSDSKSDGSDSSDSSDSSDSKSDSSDSSDSSDSGDSKSDSSDSSDSDSKSDSSDSGNSKSDSSDSSDSDSKSDSSDSSNSKSDSDSSDSDSKSDSSDSSNSKSDSDSSDSSDSDSSDSSDSSDSSDSDSSDSSDSSDSDNSDSSDSSDSDSSDSSDSSDSDNSDSSDSSDSSDSSDSSDSDNSDSSDSSDSDSSSSDSSDSNSDSSDSNSSDSSDSSDSSDSSDSASDSSDDSHSKSKAGNGNNGGDSDSDSEGSDSNHSTSDD, encoded by the exons atgaagataattatatatttttgcatttggtCAGCAGCATGGGCCATTCCA GTTCCTCAAATCAAGCCACTGGAGAGACATGCTGTTGACAAATCTGTGAATGTAAAACTTCTAGAGAAAGCAAAAGTGCCAATACAG GATGAGTTAAATGTCAATGACACCAACAAAGAAGGTAGTGTCCCCcatgaaaatgaaagaggaaggcAACAGTATGCTGAAGATggttacaaaggagaaaaaaatggctcTGAGTGGGCAGAAGTAGGAGGGAAAAGTTCCTCTACACATTCCATGTTAGTAAATGAAGAGGGGAATATTGAAGATCAAAATGGGGTCACAGGAAAACCAGAAACATATGGTTATGATGGGATACATGGAAAAGAAGGTAGCACCACAGCAAATGGCATTGGGGGACAAGTAAGCATTCTCGACAATGCtggaattgtaaatgggaccAATGTTAATAGAAAAACTGATAAGAATTCAAACAATGGAGATGTTGGAGATGCAAGTCAGAGTGAGGATGCCACTGTTGTCCAAGAAGATGGACATCAAATAGATGGAAGCAATAACAGTACAGCCCATGAGGATGAAATAAATAGGAATTCCTGTGGAAATGAAGGTAATACAAGTGAAATAACACctcagagagaaggtgagagaaatgGGAATCAGGAAGGAGTAACACCAGGGGGAAGTGGAGCTGGCAATGGAGAAGATGCTGGTCTGGATAATTCTGAAGGGAGTCCTAGTGGGAATGGAGCAGAGGAGGATGAAGACAAAGGCTctggtgatgatgaaggtgaagAAACCGGGAATGGAAAAGAGGACACTGGTAACAGCAAGGGCCAAGAGGGTCAGCCTCATGGAAAAGAAGATAATGATAATAGCTTAGGTCAAAATTCAATTAGTAGTGAAGATGATGACCCTGAAGACAAAGAAGATCCCCATGGCATCGATGGAGACAACACTTCCAAGAGTGAGGAGGATTCTGATGGTATTCCCAAAAATAAAGATAGCCAAATAATAGAAGACATGCAAATACCCaatcacagagaaaacaaagctgtggaaaagaaaatcactgatGAATCAGAGCCAAGTGCTATTGGGAAGAGCCAAGATAAG GGAATAGAAATTGAAGGTCCCAATAGTGGCAACAGAAACAATATTACCAAAGAAGCTGGGAAAGTTAGTGAAGCTAAAGAGGGTAAAAGACAACATGTAATGGTCATGGGCAAAGGAAACGTCAAGACACCAGGAGAGATTGACAACATACAAGGACCTGGTCAGAAATCAGAACCCGGAAATAAGGTTGCACACAGCAAAACAGGTAGTGAGAGTACTAGTGATGGATATGACAGTTATGAGTTTGATGATGAATCCATGCAAGGAGACGATCCCAACAGCAGTGATGAGtctaatgataatgatgatgtcAATTCTGAAGGTGACAATAACAGTGATAGCCGAGGAGATCCTGGTTATGACTCTGATGAATCAAAAGATAATGGCAATGACAGTGACTCAAACGGAGgagatgatgatgacagtgacaGCACATCAGATGCTAATGATAGTGACAGTAATGGCAACGGTAACAATGGGAGCAATGACAATGGCAAACCAGACAGCAGCAAAGATAAATCAGACAGTAGTGACAGCAGTGACAGTAGTGACAGCAGCGACAGCAGTGACAGTAGTGACAGCAGCGACAGCAGTGATAGTAGTGACAGTAGTGATAGCAACAGCAGTGATAGCAGCGACAGCAGTGATAGTGACAGCAGTGACAGTAGCGACAGCAGTGACAGTAGCGACAGCAGTGACAGCAAGTCAGACAGTAGTGATAGCAGTGACAGTAGTGACAGCAGCGACAGCAGCGATAGTAGTGACAGTAGTGACAGCAGTGACAGCAAGTCAGGCAGCAGTGATAGCAGTGACAGTAGTGACAGCAAGTCAGGCAGCAGTGacagcagtgacagcagtgaCAGCAAGTCAGACAGCAGCGACAGCAGCGACAGCAGCGACAGCAGTGACAGTAGTGACAGCAAATCAGATAGCAGCGACAGCAGTGACAGTAGTGACAGCAGTGACAGCAAGTCAGACAGCAGCGACAGTAGTGACAGTAGTAATAGTAGTGACAGCAGTGACAGTAGCGACAGCAGTGACAGCAAATCAGacagcagtgacagcagtgaTAGCAGTGACAGTAGCGACAGCAGTGACAGCAAATCAGacagcagtgacagcagtgaTAGCAGTGACAGTAGTGACAGCAGTGACAGCAAATCAGacagcagtgacagcagtgaCAGTAGCGACAGCAAATCAGacagcagtgacagcagtgaTAGCAGTGACAGTAGCGACAGCAAATCAGACAGCAGCGacagcagtgacagcagtgaCAGTAGCGACAGCAAATCAGATAGCAGCGacagcagtgacagcagtgaCAGTAGTGACAGCAAATCAGacagcagtgacagcagtgaCAGTAGCGACAGCAAATCAGATGGCAGTGACAGCAGTGACAGTGACAGCAGTGACAGCAAATCAGacagcagtgacagcagtgaTAGCAGTGACAGTAGTGACAGCAGTGACAGTAGTGACAGCAGTGACAGCAAGTCAGacagcagtgacagcagtgaCAGTAGCGACAGCAAATCAGATGGCAGTGACAGCAGTGACAGTAGCGACAGCAGTGACAGCAAATCAGacagcagtgacagcagtgaTAGCAGTGACAGTGGTGACAGTAAATCAGATAGTAGTGACAGCAGTGACAGTGATAGTAAATCAGACAGTAGTGACAGCGGCAATAGCAAATCAGATAGTAGTGACAGCAGTGATAGTGACAGTAAATCGGACAGCAGTGACAGCAGCAATAGCAAATCAGATAGTGACAGCAGTGATAGTGACAGTAAATCAGATAGCAGtgacagcagcaacagcaaaTCAGATAGTGATAGCAGTGACAGCAGCGACAGCGacagcagtgacagcagtgaTAGCAGTGACAGCAGTGACAGTGACAGCAGCGACAGCAGTGATAGTAGTGACAGTGACAACAGTGATAGCAGCGACAGCAGTGACAGTGACAGCAGCGACAGCAGTGATAGTAGTGACAGTGACAACAGTGATAGCAGCGACAGCAGTGACAGCAGCGACAGCAGTGATAGTAGTGACAGTGACAACAGTGATAGCAGCGACAGCAGTGACAGTGACAGCAGTAGCAGCGACAGCAGCGACAGCAACAGTGACAGCAGTGACAGCAACAGCAGTGATAGCAGTGACAGCAGTGATAGCAGTGACAGCAGTGACAGTGCATCTGATAGTAGTGATGACAGTCACAGCAAGAGCAAGGCTGGTAATGGCAACAATGGAGGTGACAGTGATAGTGACAGTGAAGGCAGTGACAGTAATCACTCAACCAGTGATgattag